The Helianthus annuus cultivar XRQ/B chromosome 16, HanXRQr2.0-SUNRISE, whole genome shotgun sequence genome includes a window with the following:
- the LOC110915545 gene encoding WUSCHEL-related homeobox 8 isoform X2: MDQDDRNMFVKVMTDEQMEVLRKQIAIYATICQQLVDLHKSLTSNHDLAGVRLGNIYSDPLTTSGCHKFSGRQRWTPTPVQLQILERLFDQGNGTPSKQKIKEITSELSQHGQISETNVYNWFQNRRARSKRKQQVSTTNNGESEVETEVESPKPHQNSASAVDESNICFQNSNVGSADQRAKRVEPVCPSDASSKPNAGQISYYGTMLANPNYM; the protein is encoded by the exons ATGGACCAAGATGATCGGAATATGTTTGTCAAAGTAATGACTGATGAACAAATGGAAGTTCTTCGCAAACAAATCGCCATTTATGCCACCATTTGTCAACAGCTTGTTGATTTGCATAAATCGCTTACTTCTAATCATGATCTTGCAg GAGTTAGACTAGGGAACATATACAGCGACCCATTGACCACATCCGGTTGCCACAAGTTTTCGGGCCGGCAACGGTGGACTCCGACACCAGTGCAACTTCAGATTCTCGAACGACTGTTTGATCAAGGCAACGGGACACCAAGCAAACAAAAAATCAAAGAGATCACATCTGAACTATCACAGCATGGCCAGATTTCTGAAACAAATGTTTACAACTGGTTTCAGAACCGACGGGCCCGATCCAAGAGGAAGCAACAGGTCTCTACAACAAATAATGGTGAATCTGAAGTTGAAACCGAAGTTGAGTCACCCAAACCACATCAGAATTCAGCATCAGCAGTTGATGAAAGCAACATCTGTTTTCAGAATTCCAATGTTGGTTCTGCGGATCAAAGGGCAAAAAGAGTTGAGCCCGTTTGCCCGTCTGATGCTAGCTCAAAGCCGAATGCGGGTCAGATTTCGTATTATGGTACTATGTTAGCGAATCCAA ATTACATGTGA
- the LOC110915545 gene encoding WUSCHEL-related homeobox 8 isoform X1, translated as MDQDDRNMFVKVMTDEQMEVLRKQIAIYATICQQLVDLHKSLTSNHDLAGVRLGNIYSDPLTTSGCHKFSGRQRWTPTPVQLQILERLFDQGNGTPSKQKIKEITSELSQHGQISETNVYNWFQNRRARSKRKQQVSTTNNGESEVETEVESPKPHQNSASAVDESNICFQNSNVGSADQRAKRVEPVCPSDASSKPNAGQISYYGTMLANPRMDRIIGKIEAPGSYQSYMQGDHDRLSAKNQTRFS; from the exons ATGGACCAAGATGATCGGAATATGTTTGTCAAAGTAATGACTGATGAACAAATGGAAGTTCTTCGCAAACAAATCGCCATTTATGCCACCATTTGTCAACAGCTTGTTGATTTGCATAAATCGCTTACTTCTAATCATGATCTTGCAg GAGTTAGACTAGGGAACATATACAGCGACCCATTGACCACATCCGGTTGCCACAAGTTTTCGGGCCGGCAACGGTGGACTCCGACACCAGTGCAACTTCAGATTCTCGAACGACTGTTTGATCAAGGCAACGGGACACCAAGCAAACAAAAAATCAAAGAGATCACATCTGAACTATCACAGCATGGCCAGATTTCTGAAACAAATGTTTACAACTGGTTTCAGAACCGACGGGCCCGATCCAAGAGGAAGCAACAGGTCTCTACAACAAATAATGGTGAATCTGAAGTTGAAACCGAAGTTGAGTCACCCAAACCACATCAGAATTCAGCATCAGCAGTTGATGAAAGCAACATCTGTTTTCAGAATTCCAATGTTGGTTCTGCGGATCAAAGGGCAAAAAGAGTTGAGCCCGTTTGCCCGTCTGATGCTAGCTCAAAGCCGAATGCGGGTCAGATTTCGTATTATGGTACTATGTTAGCGAATCCAA GAATGGACCGTATAATTGGAAAGATTGAGGCTCCGGGGAGTTACCAATCATATATGCAAGGCGATCATGACAGGCTAAGTGCTAAAAACCAAACAAGATTTAGTTGA